Genomic segment of Arachis hypogaea cultivar Tifrunner chromosome 16, arahy.Tifrunner.gnm2.J5K5, whole genome shotgun sequence:
ATCCCAGGAAGGAAGACTAAACAGGTTCCTGGCCAACAAAACAGACGAACcgaggaagagaagaagggacgaagaggtcggacgagctgaacgtcctcctcacacccctgagaggcATCTTCACATGATAAAAggtggattcgcaggaggagggatctctaaattgTCTCgaaaaagacaccttaaagaggtatatcatgttGAAAGGGACCGATCACCCGACCTCCTCACTATTACTTTCACCCAAGAAGACGCCATGGGCATCATCTCAGGGCACGATGACCTCATGGTCATTACCATAATACTTGCCAATGCCAACCTCCACCGAACATTAATCGACCAAGGAAACTCTGCAGATATACTATTCAAAATCACCTTCGACAAGCTCAGTTtacaagaaaaggagcttagagcatatccAAATAGCCTATTCAGGCTAGAAGACGCTCCAATTCAACCATTAGGGTTCATCTcattacacacaacctttggaaaaggagtTCGGTCTAGGACGTTGAgtatagactacattgtagtcgatgtgagctcagcctacaacgcTTTAATAGGTTGGACAATGCTAAACCAGCTCACCGCCGTGGTCTccactccacacctatgcatgaagttccctaCTCCGGAAGGAATCGCTACCATAAAGGGAGACCAAAAACTAGCGTGATGctattacaacgaaagtctaaacctcaaagGTGACCCCAGAGGAAAAAAACCAATATTATAGAACTCGGGGGAATCCGAGCTCGCGAAGAACTCTGCCCTCAGCCAGAAGGTGAAACCCAAGAAGTTCAAATTGGAGACGCTCCAGACAAAATAACAAGTATAGGAGCAAATCTGAGAGAAGACTTAAAGGAACTGCTAATAAAGCTCCTAAAAGATAACTCTGaactctttgcatggaaggccaccGACATGCCTGGTATTGATCCtagactaatgtgccacaagttagtcgtatacccaggatctcagcCAGTGCAGCAAAAACGTAGGAAGCTCGGCCCGAAAAGGTCACAAGCTATAGAGGAGCAGGTACAGGCCTTGTTGGAGGGCGGGTTTATAAGGGAGGTAaaatacccattatggctagccaatgtagtgttggtcaaaaag
This window contains:
- the LOC140180133 gene encoding uncharacterized protein, yielding MGIISGHDDLMVITIILANANLHRTLIDQGNSADILFKITFDKLSLQEKELRAYPNSLFRLEDAPIQPLGFISLHTTFGKGVRSRTLSIDYIVVDVSSAYNALIGWTMLNQLTAVVSTPHLCMKFPTPEGIATIKGDQKLA